Genomic DNA from Candidatus Methylomirabilota bacterium:
GGGATGATGCTCAAGATGCTGCACGACACCAAGAGCCACTGGCTCTCGGGGTTCCTGTCCAGCGACTTCAGCCGCGTGTCCGCGAGGCTCGCAGAGGATATCTGCAAGACAGCAAAGATCTCGCCCCACAAGCGCCCTCGGGATATCCATGGAGACACCGCTGAAACGCTCTATAAGTCCATCCAGTCCACCAAGATCATGGCGCCACCGAGCAACTGCGTCTCGCCAATCGGCGAAAAGGCAATTCTCTGTGGCCTGTATAAGCAAATCACGGGGGATTTCTATACTGCGGTAACCCGGCCGCCGGCTGTCTACCGCGGCAATCCTTTCGTGATCGAGGCGGGCTTGGCTTACGGCAGGGGGCCCGAAGAGGCCGCGAAGAACCAGGAACGCACGAAGATGCCCCTTGCCGAAGGGGAGAATCAGAAAAATGACAACTTGCTAGCCCGAGTCATCCGCTACGCAAACCGAGTTCCGCTTCTCTTTCAGCAGTCAGCCTGCTCAACCTTCAAGTCTGCGATAGAAACCACTTGGCGCAACTATGGTGTTCCGCAGTCCAGAGGCGCGCTTCCATCAGGTCCCTTGGTGATTTTCATTCATATGGCCTCGGTCTGGGTTCCGTTTACA
This window encodes:
- a CDS encoding DNA topoisomerase VI subunit B is translated as GMMLKMLHDTKSHWLSGFLSSDFSRVSARLAEDICKTAKISPHKRPRDIHGDTAETLYKSIQSTKIMAPPSNCVSPIGEKAILCGLYKQITGDFYTAVTRPPAVYRGNPFVIEAGLAYGRGPEEAAKNQERTKMPLAEGENQKNDNLLARVIRYANRVPLLFQQSACSTFKSAIETTWRNYGVPQSRGALPSGPLVIFIHMASVWVPFTSEAKEAIADYDEIRKEIKLALQECGRRLGTFLRRRERAKSEFRRRNIFELYIEEVVEACNHLKGGKLPTEKLKQQLHKIAMRRTGGEKTDELLGNNGGDPEGLPHSIIVTPEGTEGEVMVPSNGAPNKVAPMKGNSEEEEKSAKPTRLKGKAESTAKGKRKAARSNKPPGKKKAITRTGRAKKRARRRKR